A part of Ptychodera flava strain L36383 chromosome 11, AS_Pfla_20210202, whole genome shotgun sequence genomic DNA contains:
- the LOC139144255 gene encoding uncharacterized protein codes for MSWIRKTVQRPKPGLSKSEAYGHFNFDFRGMRKDTLSLFHPVRAKRVKDLEEQSQLDANTIIYQGNCDDVHAHSAVFHALWMYRITREFGPVLAKDFGDSYELTHRTEDEFAERLLDLYNNWMGRVLASDHENVPRNDMEVIQEALNSGILQTTLDPAYSKERLLTEEEILRSKIFSFNFVEKPKTYNASLILK; via the exons ATGTCGTGGATACGAAAAACTG TCCAGCGACCAAAACCAGGACTGTCGAAGAGCGAGGCGTACggccattttaattttgattttcggGGAATGAGAAAAGACACACTGTCCTTGTTTCATCCCGTGAGAGCTAAACGTGTGAAAGATTTGGAAGAACAAAGCCAACTAGACGCAAATACCATCATATATCAAG GTAATTGTGATGATGTACATGCGCACAGCGCCGTCTTCCATGCTCTTTGGATGTATCGCATAACGCGAGAATTTGGTCCCGTTTTGGCCAAGGACTTCGGTGATTCCTACGAGCTGACACACAGAACTGAAGATGAGTTTGCAGAACGTCTCTTGGATCTGTACAACAACTGGATGGGCAGAGTACTGGCGTCAGATCATGAGAATGTACCGAGAAATGACATGGAGGTTATTCAAGAAGCTCTGAATAGCGGTATCCTGCAGACAACTCTGGATCCTGCATACAGCAAGGAACGTCTACTTACCGAAGAAGAAATACTTAGAAGCAAAATATTTTCGTTCAATTTCGTTGAAAAGCCGAAAACTTACAACGCTTCTCTTATCCTAAAATAG